The following coding sequences lie in one Treponema socranskii subsp. buccale genomic window:
- a CDS encoding DUF308 domain-containing protein has protein sequence MLYIVIASGIVLFIFGIYIAIKAKTLKNEAEAYKKQRKGAWWLILLGVCGVAFGAIALKIDSRPTEETVTPVPHVLTFEEFKKGYIKNAGNIKAKVNFDWTLSDGEKARIAKLEVNKSAQLSISTQKNTDNDLIGVIFVVNTTDDKELEEALLSLYAVIKTLEPNRSIDNVRKFVADFINQKETNTYKSNDIIYTKQSIGGAFMLFIGYESQEGIT, from the coding sequence TTGTTGTATATTGTAATAGCATCAGGCATTGTGCTTTTTATATTCGGAATTTATATCGCCATAAAAGCAAAGACGCTTAAAAACGAGGCAGAAGCGTATAAGAAACAGCGAAAGGGCGCTTGGTGGTTGATTTTGCTGGGCGTATGCGGCGTTGCTTTCGGCGCAATAGCCTTGAAAATTGATTCCAGACCTACAGAGGAAACAGTTACACCGGTGCCCCATGTTTTAACCTTTGAGGAATTCAAAAAAGGATATATAAAAAATGCCGGTAATATCAAAGCAAAGGTTAATTTTGATTGGACGCTTTCGGATGGAGAAAAGGCGCGTATTGCAAAACTGGAAGTAAATAAGTCGGCTCAACTATCGATAAGTACCCAGAAAAATACAGACAATGATTTGATTGGTGTAATCTTTGTTGTTAATACAACAGACGATAAAGAGTTAGAAGAAGCTCTGTTATCCCTCTATGCCGTTATTAAAACGCTTGAACCGAATCGATCTATTGATAACGTGCGAAAATTTGTAGCAGATTTTATCAATCAGAAAGAAACCAACACATATAAAAGCAATGATATCATTTATACGAAACAATCCATCGGAGGGGCTTTCATGCTCTTTATAGGATATGAATCGCAGGAAGGTATCACATGA
- a CDS encoding XRE family transcriptional regulator has protein sequence MQDLAKKFLEIRKQLNLSQAEMGKRLAIPQRTWANYESGHSTPPLKILIRLAEMGYPIKGLTTGVVSDMKDAGIISDAEIKERQAKLGGFPVDMNIKDLPPITKIIDNGGFVIPILDQSLSAGKGQLLPDSDVSTGYIAVPKELKRYGNNLTALYVNGDSMEPTLQRGDLIVCDSCGWDGEGIYALRMDGCGYVKRLARKPGKIVVISDNPKYEAWEEPAESQAIDIIGRVHYTFKHVD, from the coding sequence TTGCAAGATTTAGCTAAAAAATTCTTAGAAATTCGTAAGCAACTTAATTTGAGTCAAGCTGAAATGGGGAAAAGACTTGCTATACCTCAGCGAACATGGGCAAATTATGAAAGTGGGCATTCAACTCCGCCGTTAAAAATTCTTATAAGATTGGCGGAAATGGGATATCCGATTAAGGGGCTAACGACAGGTGTTGTTTCGGATATGAAAGATGCAGGGATAATCTCTGATGCCGAAATCAAAGAGCGCCAAGCAAAATTAGGCGGTTTCCCTGTCGATATGAATATTAAAGATTTGCCGCCGATTACTAAAATTATTGATAACGGCGGTTTCGTAATTCCGATCCTTGATCAGAGCCTGTCCGCAGGTAAGGGACAGCTTTTACCCGACAGTGATGTATCGACGGGGTATATCGCAGTTCCGAAAGAATTAAAACGTTATGGGAATAACCTTACGGCGCTCTATGTAAACGGCGACAGCATGGAACCTACCTTGCAGCGCGGTGATCTCATCGTCTGTGACAGTTGCGGTTGGGACGGCGAAGGGATTTATGCCTTACGTATGGACGGGTGCGGCTATGTAAAACGCCTTGCGCGGAAGCCGGGTAAGATCGTTGTTATTTCCGATAATCCGAAATACGAGGCGTGGGAAGAACCGGCAGAAAGCCAAGCTATTGATATAATCGGACGGGTGCATTACACGTTTAAGCATGTGGACTAA
- a CDS encoding helix-turn-helix domain-containing protein — MIQQKRKIHKPKNRTIGHIYGGWIKYQLALINVSQTDIAEKFGVRDTSVWAVIHGRRTSARIQQAIAEALGLPDWQTVLAAAKRAVKENVV; from the coding sequence ATGATACAGCAAAAGCGAAAAATCCACAAGCCGAAAAATCGAACTATCGGTCACATTTACGGCGGATGGATCAAGTATCAACTCGCTCTTATCAATGTATCGCAAACGGACATCGCTGAAAAATTCGGAGTCCGCGATACGTCGGTATGGGCGGTTATTCACGGCCGGCGCACATCGGCGCGCATTCAACAGGCGATTGCCGAAGCGCTGGGCTTACCCGACTGGCAGACGGTACTCGCCGCTGCAAAGCGGGCGGTAAAGGAGAATGTCGTATGA
- a CDS encoding DUF3164 family protein, producing MSKQFMEDAHGRQVPVSMIKKFDLKRNDLVCSIMSRAFAERERLAEFKQQVWEEIQAFVDESAKDSGAKKLGGKKGNITLTSFDGRYKLIVAVNDGILFNEKLQIAKQLIDECIGKWSKNARPELKVLVDDAFNVGKNGLVSTGKVLGLRRLNITDATWRRAMDAITESIQVVSSKTYMRFYERQEDESYKQIPLDVASL from the coding sequence ATGAGTAAACAATTTATGGAAGATGCGCACGGCCGGCAGGTGCCGGTTTCGATGATTAAAAAATTCGATCTCAAACGGAACGATTTGGTGTGTTCGATTATGTCGCGCGCTTTTGCCGAACGGGAACGACTCGCCGAGTTCAAGCAGCAGGTATGGGAGGAGATTCAGGCGTTTGTCGATGAGAGCGCGAAAGACAGCGGCGCGAAAAAGCTCGGCGGGAAAAAAGGCAACATCACGCTCACGAGTTTTGACGGGCGCTACAAGCTCATCGTTGCGGTCAACGACGGTATTCTGTTCAACGAGAAGCTCCAGATCGCAAAGCAACTCATCGACGAATGTATCGGTAAGTGGAGCAAGAACGCACGTCCGGAGCTGAAAGTGCTTGTCGACGACGCGTTTAACGTCGGTAAAAACGGACTCGTCAGTACCGGCAAAGTGCTCGGCTTGCGTCGGCTCAACATCACGGACGCAACGTGGCGGCGCGCGATGGACGCGATCACCGAGAGCATACAGGTGGTCAGCTCGAAAACGTATATGCGCTTTTACGAGCGGCAGGAAGACGAAAGCTATAAGCAGATACCGCTCGACGTGGCAAGTCTGTAA
- a CDS encoding HTH domain-containing protein — translation MMEKLSSQERIFVITQNLYENHTAGLTNKELAQILGTSETNICRDMALFEKYGWVNRNEKGRWRLSPVFCGIAGQVMKAYQKARLLLSEEEAKYAAAMQ, via the coding sequence ATGATGGAAAAATTATCAAGTCAAGAGCGGATATTCGTCATTACGCAAAATCTGTATGAGAATCATACGGCAGGGCTTACAAACAAAGAACTCGCTCAGATTCTCGGCACAAGCGAAACGAATATCTGCCGCGACATGGCATTGTTTGAAAAATATGGATGGGTTAACAGAAACGAAAAAGGACGCTGGAGACTTTCTCCTGTGTTTTGCGGCATTGCAGGTCAAGTTATGAAAGCTTATCAAAAAGCTCGATTGCTTTTGTCAGAAGAGGAGGCCAAATATGCTGCGGCAATGCAATGA